One window of the Saccopteryx bilineata isolate mSacBil1 chromosome 2, mSacBil1_pri_phased_curated, whole genome shotgun sequence genome contains the following:
- the LOC136323240 gene encoding 2'-5'-oligoadenylate synthase 1-like: MEQLQRISAKELDKFIEVHLLPDSPFREQVKSAIDTICSFLKERCFQGHSHPVCVSKVVKGGSSGKGTTLRGRSDADIVVFLSPLTGFREQFERRAEFIKEIRRQLEACQREKGFAVQFEIPKHDWSNPRVLSFKLLSHKFQKWVEFDVLPAYDVLGQVTGNYRPDPKIYVSLLQECQRLGTAGEFSSCFTELQRAFLKQRPAKLKSLIRLVKHWYQMCERKLKQKGSLPPKYALELLTIYAWEQGSGALNFDTTKGFRTVLELATRHQQLCIFWTVNYNFEDEIVRNFLLTQIQRPRPVILDPADPTGDVGGGNRWCWYLLAEEATEWLSTSLCFKDGAGYPIQSWEVPTVQTPGSCGADMYPVVNEMFSFRSRGFLC; encoded by the exons ATGGAGCAGCTCCAAAGAATCTCGGCCAAAGAACTGGACAAGTTCATCGAAGTCCACCTCCTGCCAGACAGTCCATTCCGAGAGCAGGTCAAAAGTGCCATTGACACCATCTGCAGTTTCCTGAAGGAGAGGTGTTTCCAAGGTCATTCCCATCCTGTCTGTGTGTCGAAAGTTGTAAAG GGCGGCTCCTCAGGCAAAGGCACCACCCTCAGAGGCCGGTCTGATGCTGACATCGTCGTCTTCCTAAGCCCCCTCACTGGGTTTCGGGAGCAGTTTGAGCGCCGAGCGGAGTTCATCAAGGAAATCAGAAGACAGCTGGAAGCTTGTCAAAGAGAGAAGGGGTTTGCCGTGCAGTTTGAGATCCCGAAGCATGATTGGAGTAACCCCCGTGTACTCAGCTTCAAGCTCCTGTCCCACAAGTTCCAGAAGTGGGTGGAGTTTGATGTACTGCCCGCCTATGACGTCCTGG GGCAAGTGACGGGGAACTACAGACCTGACCCCAAGATCTACGTCTCTCTCCTCCAAGAGTGCCAACGGCTGGGCACAGCGGGTGAGTTCTCCTCCTGCTTCACCGAGCTGCAGCGAGCCTTCTTGAAGCAGCGTCCAGCCAAGCTCAAGAGCCTCATCCGCCTAGTCAAGCATTGGTACCAAATG TGTGAAAGGAAACTGAAGCAAAAGGGGTCTCTGCCCCCCAAGTATGCCTTGGAGCTGCTCACCATCTatgcctgggagcagggcagtggAGCGTTGAATTTTGATACCACCAAAGGTTTCCGGACGGTCCTGGAGTTGGCCACACGACATCAGCAGCTCTGCATCTTCTGGACAGTCAATTACAACTTTGAGGATGAGATTGTGAGGAACTTCCTGCTGACTCAGATCCAGAGACCCAG ACCTGTGATCTTGGACCCGGCCGATCCTACTGGCGACGTGGGTGGAGGGAACCGTTGGTGCTGGTATCTTCTAGCAGAAGAAGCTACTGAATGGCTGTCCACCTCTCTCTGCTTCAAGGATGGAGCTGGGTATCCCATACAGTCGTGGGAAGTGCCA ACAGTGCAGACACCAGGAAGTTGTGGGGCGGACATGTATCCTGTtgtcaatgagatgttctcattcAGAAGTCGTGGATTCCTATGCTGA